In Panacibacter ginsenosidivorans, the following proteins share a genomic window:
- a CDS encoding CPBP family intramembrane glutamic endopeptidase codes for MKISKAYSFLSGFLILFFVYHFPEFFESFWVTAVFKIGFLLIAFFLARIQGWKGLGGYGLALSNKWHASLFCGLIIGVVFYFFSILLSVKFGFEKILSIESFPAILQALPIILFMTVFPSVAEDILTRGYLYAHIKNVPPGMWAFISTSVYVLNHIWRLGDGIAVLSYLFLLGLVLAYAVLLNKSLWFAFGIHWGANVAFELSNACLKLEEKDNGTNATWMLALIWALLFLILLLMHSRKQTK; via the coding sequence ATGAAAATTTCCAAAGCCTACTCCTTTTTATCTGGCTTTTTGATTTTATTTTTTGTCTATCATTTTCCGGAATTTTTTGAATCTTTCTGGGTAACCGCAGTTTTTAAAATAGGATTTCTGCTTATTGCTTTTTTTCTTGCAAGAATACAAGGTTGGAAAGGGCTTGGTGGGTATGGGTTAGCGCTTTCCAATAAATGGCATGCATCGTTATTTTGTGGATTAATCATAGGTGTTGTTTTTTATTTCTTTTCTATATTATTATCTGTAAAGTTTGGGTTTGAAAAGATTTTATCTATTGAATCTTTTCCAGCTATACTTCAGGCATTACCTATTATCTTATTCATGACTGTTTTTCCTTCTGTAGCAGAAGATATACTTACCCGCGGATATTTATATGCACATATAAAAAATGTTCCACCGGGTATGTGGGCCTTTATTTCAACAAGTGTTTATGTACTTAATCATATCTGGAGGCTTGGCGATGGAATAGCCGTATTATCTTATCTTTTTTTATTGGGCTTGGTTTTAGCATATGCAGTATTGCTTAATAAATCTCTATGGTTTGCCTTTGGTATTCACTGGGGCGCAAATGTTGCGTTCGAGCTATCAAATGCATGTCTTAAACTAGAAGAAAAAGATAATGGAACCAACGCTACATGGATGTTGGCATTAATCTGGGCACTGTTATTTTTGATATTGCTGTTAATGCATAGCCGCAAGCAAACAAAATAA
- a CDS encoding DUF4328 domain-containing protein, translating into MAPFKNNILSRFIILVLFIETIAIFLYLGFSVYKLLFFKKVLQGSTILSGETTLIGDINKMSFRIIIYIFVSGILLFLCWIYRLYRNIEASRNIEHGFTPFTRVLALVIPFANLFIPRRVVNEIFNIYTISEREKYTARRILNKWRYQLALVIIYSLYCIFIFYAPASVTDVIKGIYYKIFLLVLCIHFSFLTMEIVEMLNELERKKLFLFPGNVDKAPASQLSV; encoded by the coding sequence ATGGCCCCTTTTAAAAACAATATCCTGTCGAGGTTCATTATTCTTGTCTTGTTTATTGAGACGATAGCGATCTTCTTATATCTTGGATTTAGCGTTTATAAACTGCTCTTCTTTAAAAAGGTATTGCAGGGTTCAACCATATTGAGCGGAGAAACTACACTAATTGGAGACATTAATAAAATGAGCTTCAGGATAATTATCTACATTTTTGTTTCGGGGATCTTGTTGTTCTTATGCTGGATCTACAGGTTGTACCGCAATATTGAAGCTTCCAGAAATATAGAACATGGATTTACACCATTTACAAGAGTTCTGGCATTGGTAATTCCATTTGCAAATTTGTTTATACCAAGAAGAGTAGTGAATGAGATCTTTAATATTTATACGATAAGTGAACGAGAAAAATATACAGCAAGGCGTATACTTAATAAATGGAGATACCAGCTTGCATTAGTGATCATTTATTCTTTGTACTGCATTTTTATTTTTTATGCACCGGCGTCTGTAACAGACGTGATTAAAGGAATTTATTATAAAATATTTCTGCTTGTACTTTGTATTCATTTCTCTTTTCTTACTATGGAGATCGTTGAAATGCTGAATGAACTGGAGAGAAAAAAATTATTTTTATTTCCGGGCAACGTTGATAAAGCACCGGCTTCACAGTTATCGGTTTGA
- a CDS encoding NlpC/P60 family protein — MKRIAPIYLLCVFALLGSCKSFKNTSASSSSSASQKKQSNNTVFLDNINVTPGDERTSVLNTNPGAPSYTAIKAAKNFDIESAQEVQFKYATMLNVPVEELTNIPLLEDIENWWGTKYCMGGSTQNCIDCSAFTQTIIRDIYSIQLPRTAEEQFNMAAPINYTDLKEGDLVFFQTTGRTISHVGVYLANNKFAHASTSGGVMISDLNEDYWKKRLRAAGRVKRS, encoded by the coding sequence ATGAAAAGAATAGCCCCAATATATCTTCTCTGCGTTTTCGCTTTGCTTGGCAGTTGTAAGAGTTTTAAGAACACTTCTGCAAGCAGCAGCTCATCTGCATCACAAAAAAAGCAATCAAATAATACTGTATTTCTCGACAATATAAATGTAACACCAGGCGATGAAAGAACTTCGGTATTAAACACAAATCCAGGCGCACCATCTTATACAGCAATAAAAGCAGCAAAAAATTTCGATATAGAATCTGCACAGGAAGTGCAATTCAAATATGCAACAATGCTTAATGTACCTGTGGAAGAATTAACCAATATTCCTTTGTTGGAAGATATTGAAAACTGGTGGGGCACTAAATATTGCATGGGTGGCTCTACACAAAACTGTATAGACTGTTCTGCTTTTACGCAAACAATAATACGCGATATTTATTCTATTCAATTGCCACGAACTGCCGAAGAGCAATTCAATATGGCAGCCCCAATTAATTATACAGATCTAAAAGAAGGGGATCTTGTTTTCTTTCAAACAACAGGGCGCACCATTTCTCATGTGGGCGTTTATCTTGCCAACAACAAATTTGCACATGCGTCTACCAGTGGCGGCGTTATGATCAGCGATCTTAATGAAGACTATTGGAAAAAAAGATTAAGGGCTGCGGGAAGAGTTAAGAGAAGTTAA
- a CDS encoding HNH endonuclease — MTEQTIHLYTSPEYDDHAVSFFDKYDIQSFIFCPEEKQKMIIPPKERLCRFCKRKYPAVTFRNDAHIIPEALGNRYLTSEFECDECNQKFGKLDDQLIKFIGVSRSLNGTKAKKKTKIPKYPSADKKVLVQNKEFYSDKDALNIELTQHGNGSFIYDETNSLYKINFLKNPYMPLLVFQSLLKMAICVMNEKEIEDYEHAIEFLHVKKDLIRELSGLLLSGYLLPLTFGHEYPLIFLFKKKNFEDNIPTHVFVLHAKNIMLEIKIPLNKNDKFNYTKEAIKVKDCPPLFFKPYELHKTPFKYFRRDLSSTIVVKNDSEILVVEMQKGELNNFVAFNPTTNSIEKQKSFNPNEIKGIWLSNAEIKLANGDA; from the coding sequence ATGACTGAACAAACAATTCATTTATATACATCACCTGAATATGATGATCATGCGGTAAGTTTTTTTGATAAATACGATATTCAGAGTTTCATCTTTTGCCCTGAAGAAAAGCAAAAGATGATTATTCCGCCAAAAGAAAGACTTTGCAGATTTTGTAAAAGAAAATATCCTGCAGTAACATTTAGAAACGATGCTCATATTATTCCAGAAGCATTAGGCAATCGATATCTAACTTCAGAATTTGAGTGTGACGAGTGTAACCAAAAGTTTGGAAAATTAGATGATCAGCTAATAAAATTTATAGGCGTAAGTAGATCATTGAATGGAACAAAAGCAAAGAAAAAAACTAAAATACCTAAATACCCATCTGCTGATAAAAAGGTTTTAGTTCAAAACAAGGAATTTTATTCAGATAAGGATGCATTAAATATTGAGTTGACACAACATGGCAACGGTTCATTTATATATGATGAAACTAATTCTCTTTACAAAATAAACTTTTTGAAAAATCCTTATATGCCGCTTTTAGTTTTTCAATCATTACTTAAGATGGCTATTTGCGTAATGAATGAAAAGGAAATTGAAGATTATGAGCATGCAATTGAATTTTTGCATGTAAAAAAAGATTTGATTCGTGAGTTGAGCGGATTACTATTGAGTGGATATCTATTACCATTAACTTTTGGGCATGAATACCCTCTTATTTTTCTTTTTAAAAAGAAAAACTTTGAAGACAATATTCCTACCCACGTATTTGTCTTGCATGCAAAAAATATAATGTTGGAAATTAAAATTCCACTCAATAAGAATGATAAATTTAATTATACAAAGGAAGCTATAAAAGTAAAGGATTGTCCTCCGTTATTCTTTAAGCCTTACGAATTACACAAGACACCATTTAAATATTTTCGTAGGGATTTATCTTCTACAATAGTTGTAAAAAATGATAGTGAAATATTAGTTGTTGAAATGCAGAAAGGAGAATTAAATAATTTTGTTGCATTCAACCCAACAACTAATTCTATCGAAAAACAAAAATCATTCAACCCTAATGAGATAAAAGGTATTTGGTTAAGCAATGCTGAAATTAAATTAGCAAATGGTGATGCATAA
- a CDS encoding D-TA family PLP-dependent enzyme, with translation MSWFVIDNVDTLDSPALVIYKERVAENIRLLISMVKSVDQLRPHVKTNKIAEVCKMMMDQGIYKFKCATIAEAEMLAMLHAPDVLLAYQPIGPKAKRLLRLVETYPDTHFSCITDDITSANNLSELFANNNRVIDVYIDLNTGMNRTGIRPLHALQLIEIFQSFSGIKVVGLHAYDGHIRDADYAIRKEHCDEAFQLVSTLADAIKRLIKQQPKIVIGGTPTFPIHAHREGVECSPGTFIFWDWGYQNIMPDEPFIFAALVVTRIISIPDADTVCTDLGHKSVAAENPFPRVHFLNLPGAEPIGQSEEHLMLRVPDTSLFAVGDVLYGVPFHICPTVALYDTAKIVEDKNIVDSWRVIARDRAITI, from the coding sequence ATGAGTTGGTTCGTTATTGATAACGTGGATACGCTTGACTCTCCTGCATTGGTCATTTACAAAGAAAGAGTGGCAGAAAATATAAGGTTACTGATCAGTATGGTAAAAAGTGTGGATCAGTTGCGTCCGCATGTAAAGACAAATAAGATTGCTGAAGTATGTAAAATGATGATGGATCAGGGCATCTATAAATTTAAATGCGCCACCATTGCAGAGGCTGAGATGCTCGCCATGCTTCATGCACCCGATGTATTGCTTGCTTATCAGCCAATAGGGCCAAAAGCAAAACGCCTACTCAGGCTTGTTGAAACTTACCCTGACACGCATTTCTCCTGCATTACGGATGATATAACTTCTGCCAATAATTTATCCGAACTATTTGCAAACAATAACCGTGTTATCGATGTATATATAGATCTTAACACCGGCATGAACCGTACTGGTATAAGGCCTCTGCATGCATTGCAGCTGATTGAAATATTTCAGTCTTTCAGTGGTATAAAAGTTGTTGGCCTACATGCATATGATGGACATATACGTGACGCAGATTATGCAATAAGGAAAGAGCATTGCGATGAAGCTTTCCAGTTGGTAAGTACTTTGGCCGATGCTATCAAAAGATTAATCAAACAGCAACCAAAAATTGTAATTGGTGGCACACCAACTTTCCCTATTCATGCCCACAGAGAAGGTGTGGAATGCAGCCCCGGTACATTTATTTTCTGGGATTGGGGTTATCAAAATATCATGCCCGATGAGCCTTTTATTTTTGCGGCGCTGGTTGTAACCAGAATTATTTCCATACCCGATGCAGACACTGTTTGCACAGATCTTGGTCACAAATCTGTAGCAGCCGAAAATCCTTTTCCACGAGTACATTTTTTAAATCTTCCCGGTGCAGAGCCCATTGGTCAAAGTGAAGAACATTTAATGTTGCGTGTACCCGATACTTCTCTATTCGCTGTTGGAGATGTCCTCTATGGCGTGCCTTTTCACATATGCCCCACAGTTGCATTGTATGATACCGCAAAGATCGTAGAAGATAAAAATATTGTTGATAGCTGGCGTGTAATTGCAAGAGACAGGGCAATCACCATTTAA
- the dnaE gene encoding DNA polymerase III subunit alpha, whose product MQFSHLHVHTQYSLLDGAAGISDLYKKAGKLGMPALAITDHGNMFGVFEFVKQAWNNTKVVGKTADGKDILEPVVKPIVGCEFYVVKDRHRKTFSKEQKDERYHQVLLAKNKQGYANLVKLTSLGFIEGMYSKYPRIDKELIEKYHEGLIATTCCIGAYVPQTILHDGEASAETEFKWWLDLFGEDYYIELQRHNIKEQEIINNTLLKFAKKYNVPVIATNDSHYTDKDDYNAHDILLCINTGEKQSTPGFDDFVNDDIALKNRRFKFPNDQFYFKTQDEMAELFNDVPQALDNTQAIVDKIEVLNLKKDILLPAFPIPKEFQSSDDSNLNQWNYLHHLTYEGARQRYSEITEEIRERLDFELFTIKTMGFAGYFLIVSDFIKAGRDMGVFVGPGRGSAAGSVVAFCVGITNIDPIKYNLLFERFLNPDRKSMPDIDTDFDDEGRQKVIDYVVHKYGKNQVAQIITYGTMAAKMSIKDVARVMDLPLSESNALAKMVPDRPGTDLGRVLTAPFTAKDAKEGQKSLEDKEGYGGEELENIKRLREIYHGTDIRAQVLHEAERLEGSVRNTGVHAAGIIIAPSDLTDLIPVAVAKDSDLWVTQIEGSTIEEAGVLKMDFLGLKTLSILKTALFLIKQNHNIDIDLDNIALDDEKTFLLYQRGETNGTFQFESPGMQKYLRELKPDKFADLIAMNALYRPGPMAYIPKYVARKHGREEVTYDLDVMKEYLEETYGITVYQEQVMLLSQSIAGFSKGDADVLRKAMGKKDRKTLDKMKGKFMDGAVAKGHNKDILEKVWTDWEAFAQYAFNKSHSTCYGLVAYQTGYLKAHYPSEYMAAVLNHAGAIEKITFFMEECKRMGLKVLGPDINESLKGFAVNKKGEIRFGLGGLKGVGEAAIEGLIEERNKGGHYKDIFDLIKRVNQRTVNKKSLESLAYAGAFDCFKEIHRAQYFYIAQGEPLTGIEKIIRFGNVFQTNKSQSVNSLFGDSVMPEIATPKLPACEEWTLTEKLDYEKEVTGMFMSGHPLDHFKFELRYYGIMNLADFNEVKDSPTLIAANANRNFRIAGLVTDGQHRVTKTGRQFGSLTIEDFSSKTEIMLWSDDYVKFQNYLEKGNNLLINGFFKQRYNSDQYEFKVTTMMLLETAKQALTRQIEINITPASVTKDFVNFIDSNVKANPGKHSLRFNVYDPLENLKITMYTLEKGFTMNEEMAEYLMTNPDVEINVGLAG is encoded by the coding sequence ATGCAATTCTCACACTTACACGTACACACACAATATTCCTTGCTCGATGGTGCCGCAGGCATTAGTGACCTTTATAAAAAAGCAGGTAAGCTTGGTATGCCTGCATTGGCTATTACCGATCATGGCAATATGTTTGGCGTGTTTGAATTTGTAAAACAGGCATGGAACAATACAAAGGTCGTTGGTAAAACCGCTGATGGAAAAGATATTCTTGAACCCGTTGTAAAGCCAATTGTTGGTTGCGAATTTTATGTGGTAAAAGATCGTCACCGTAAAACATTTTCCAAAGAACAAAAAGATGAACGTTACCACCAGGTATTGCTGGCAAAAAATAAACAGGGTTATGCGAATTTGGTAAAACTTACTTCGCTTGGTTTTATTGAAGGCATGTACAGCAAATATCCACGCATTGATAAAGAGCTAATTGAAAAATATCATGAAGGTTTGATAGCAACAACATGCTGCATTGGTGCTTATGTGCCCCAAACTATTTTGCATGATGGAGAAGCGTCTGCTGAAACAGAATTCAAATGGTGGCTGGATTTGTTTGGTGAAGATTACTATATAGAACTGCAGCGCCATAACATAAAAGAACAGGAGATCATCAACAACACATTATTGAAGTTCGCAAAAAAATACAATGTGCCGGTGATTGCAACGAATGACAGCCACTATACAGATAAAGACGATTATAATGCGCATGATATTTTGCTTTGCATCAACACTGGTGAAAAACAAAGTACGCCGGGCTTTGATGATTTTGTAAATGATGATATTGCATTAAAGAACCGTCGTTTTAAATTTCCTAACGATCAGTTCTATTTTAAAACGCAGGATGAAATGGCAGAACTCTTCAATGATGTTCCGCAAGCATTAGATAATACTCAAGCCATCGTTGATAAAATAGAAGTATTAAATCTCAAGAAAGATATTTTGCTTCCTGCGTTTCCTATTCCAAAAGAATTTCAATCAAGTGATGACAGCAACCTTAACCAATGGAATTATCTACATCACCTAACATACGAAGGTGCAAGACAACGTTACAGCGAAATAACAGAAGAGATAAGAGAACGTCTAGACTTCGAGTTATTTACGATCAAGACAATGGGCTTCGCAGGTTACTTCTTAATTGTAAGTGACTTCATAAAAGCCGGTCGTGATATGGGCGTATTCGTTGGCCCCGGCCGTGGTTCTGCAGCTGGTAGTGTGGTAGCTTTTTGTGTCGGCATTACGAATATTGATCCTATCAAATACAATTTGCTATTTGAAAGATTTTTAAATCCTGATCGTAAGTCAATGCCGGATATTGATACCGACTTTGATGATGAAGGTCGTCAAAAAGTGATTGACTATGTGGTGCACAAATATGGAAAGAACCAGGTTGCACAGATCATCACTTATGGTACGATGGCTGCAAAGATGAGCATCAAAGATGTGGCACGTGTAATGGATCTTCCGCTAAGTGAAAGCAATGCATTGGCAAAGATGGTTCCCGACAGACCGGGCACAGATCTTGGCCGTGTGCTCACTGCACCATTCACTGCGAAAGATGCAAAAGAAGGACAAAAATCTTTGGAAGATAAAGAAGGTTATGGTGGCGAAGAATTAGAAAATATTAAACGTCTTCGTGAGATATATCATGGTACTGACATTCGTGCCCAGGTATTACATGAAGCAGAACGATTGGAAGGTTCTGTACGCAATACCGGTGTGCATGCTGCAGGTATCATCATTGCACCAAGCGATCTTACTGATCTTATTCCCGTTGCTGTTGCCAAAGACTCTGATCTTTGGGTTACACAAATTGAAGGCAGCACCATTGAAGAAGCAGGTGTGTTAAAAATGGACTTTCTTGGGTTGAAAACATTATCCATTTTAAAGACTGCATTGTTTCTCATCAAACAAAATCATAACATAGATATTGATCTTGATAATATAGCATTGGATGATGAAAAAACTTTTCTTTTATACCAACGTGGCGAAACAAATGGTACGTTCCAGTTTGAAAGTCCAGGTATGCAAAAATATTTGCGTGAACTAAAGCCCGATAAGTTCGCCGATCTCATTGCAATGAACGCCTTGTACCGTCCAGGCCCGATGGCATACATTCCAAAATATGTTGCACGCAAACACGGCCGCGAAGAAGTGACTTATGATCTTGATGTGATGAAAGAATACCTCGAAGAAACTTATGGCATCACCGTTTACCAGGAACAGGTAATGTTGTTGAGTCAAAGTATTGCAGGTTTCTCTAAAGGCGATGCAGATGTACTCCGTAAAGCAATGGGTAAGAAAGACCGCAAGACGCTTGATAAAATGAAAGGCAAGTTCATGGATGGCGCTGTTGCAAAAGGCCACAACAAAGACATACTTGAAAAAGTATGGACTGACTGGGAAGCCTTTGCACAATATGCATTCAACAAATCGCACTCTACCTGTTATGGTTTGGTGGCTTATCAAACAGGTTATTTAAAAGCACATTACCCCAGCGAATATATGGCCGCTGTGTTGAACCACGCAGGCGCTATTGAAAAGATCACCTTCTTTATGGAAGAGTGCAAACGCATGGGTTTAAAAGTACTCGGACCAGACATCAACGAATCACTAAAAGGTTTTGCGGTAAATAAAAAAGGTGAGATCCGTTTTGGTCTCGGTGGTTTAAAAGGTGTTGGTGAAGCTGCTATTGAGGGCCTTATTGAAGAACGTAATAAAGGCGGCCACTACAAAGATATTTTTGATCTCATCAAACGTGTTAATCAACGTACGGTAAATAAAAAATCTTTGGAAAGTCTTGCGTATGCAGGCGCTTTCGATTGTTTCAAAGAGATTCACCGTGCACAATATTTTTATATAGCACAAGGCGAGCCGCTTACAGGCATTGAAAAAATTATTCGTTTTGGAAATGTTTTTCAAACCAACAAAAGCCAAAGTGTAAACAGTCTCTTTGGTGACAGTGTAATGCCGGAGATCGCTACACCAAAATTACCAGCCTGTGAAGAATGGACACTTACTGAAAAACTCGATTACGAAAAAGAGGTCACCGGCATGTTCATGAGCGGCCACCCGCTCGATCATTTTAAATTCGAGCTGCGTTATTATGGCATTATGAACCTTGCCGATTTTAATGAAGTAAAAGATTCTCCCACACTCATAGCAGCCAATGCCAACCGCAATTTCCGCATTGCAGGTTTGGTTACCGATGGGCAGCACCGCGTAACAAAAACGGGCCGACAGTTTGGTTCGCTTACCATAGAAGATTTCAGCAGCAAAACAGAGATCATGTTGTGGAGCGATGACTATGTAAAGTTTCAAAACTATCTCGAAAAAGGAAACAACTTACTCATCAATGGTTTTTTTAAACAGCGCTACAACAGCGACCAATACGAGTTTAAAGTCACCACCATGATGTTGCTCGAAACCGCCAAGCAGGCGCTCACACGGCAAATAGAAATTAATATTACACCCGCATCTGTAACAAAAGATTTTGTAAACTTTATAGACAGCAACGTAAAAGCCAATCCAGGCAAGCATTCCCTGCGTTTCAATGTATACGACCCTTTGGAAAATTTGAAAATAACCATGTACACATTAGAAAAAGGTTTTACCATGAACGAAGAAATGGCCGAGTATTTAATGACCAACCCTGATGTAGAGATTAATGTGGGACTGGCGGGGTAA
- a CDS encoding OmpA family protein, translated as MKNFLKRNGAVTALLIGISVPAFCQDSLNSTSPAVKTVTTTTVKPFTGTKGFRTFSIGINGGLLAPVAATGGSNDFTKWKTGFGYGAYIKNQFRHNFALQLDFLRGTTEANNEDKLGNGTSSANPYSSVKTTLDWATSLSGVVTFGNINYLSRKVAVIPYLSVGGGLAAYKPELTTQSGETIKYKANDESIKEFFVPVAGGLKINAAPGINVDLGYRIHFVDGDNFDGYAAGPNKDKFSYGFAGLEFALGKKDQPQLMVNNPVSALQQDLQDQNDAMKASLDASIRANDEKLNQVNALKTEIDKMKADADKDGVSDYFDKCPNTPDSTKVDGAGCPLPKPAVVQPPQTIVITEEDRKIVNEAIKDLEFDFGKATIRSKSYPSLDKVAELLVQKNFTLKLAGHTDNVGSESANLKLSKDRAESVKAYLVSKGVNASRIEATGYGETQPIASNKTNEGRQKNRRVEFTLF; from the coding sequence ATGAAGAACTTCTTAAAAAGAAATGGTGCTGTTACTGCATTACTAATTGGCATCAGCGTACCTGCATTCTGCCAGGACTCTTTAAATTCAACAAGCCCTGCTGTAAAAACAGTAACTACGACAACAGTAAAACCATTTACAGGAACAAAAGGTTTCAGAACATTTTCTATTGGTATAAATGGCGGCTTACTTGCACCTGTTGCAGCCACAGGGGGAAGCAATGATTTTACCAAATGGAAAACAGGCTTTGGTTATGGTGCCTATATAAAGAATCAGTTCCGCCACAATTTTGCATTACAACTTGATTTTTTGCGTGGTACAACAGAAGCAAACAATGAAGATAAATTGGGTAATGGCACAAGCTCTGCTAACCCATATAGTTCTGTAAAAACAACATTAGACTGGGCAACCAGTTTAAGTGGGGTTGTAACCTTTGGCAATATTAATTACCTGTCACGTAAAGTTGCTGTTATCCCTTACTTATCTGTAGGTGGTGGATTGGCAGCTTATAAGCCTGAATTAACAACGCAATCTGGAGAAACAATTAAATACAAAGCGAACGATGAGTCAATAAAGGAATTTTTTGTACCCGTTGCAGGTGGTCTTAAGATCAATGCGGCGCCAGGTATAAATGTAGATCTTGGTTATCGTATCCACTTTGTTGATGGTGATAATTTTGATGGCTATGCAGCAGGCCCTAACAAAGACAAATTCTCTTATGGATTTGCGGGCCTTGAATTTGCATTGGGCAAAAAAGATCAGCCCCAGTTAATGGTTAATAACCCTGTGTCTGCATTACAACAGGATTTGCAGGATCAGAATGACGCAATGAAAGCTTCTTTAGATGCAAGTATACGCGCTAATGATGAAAAGCTAAACCAGGTAAATGCATTAAAGACAGAGATAGATAAAATGAAAGCTGATGCAGATAAAGATGGTGTATCTGATTATTTTGATAAATGCCCAAATACGCCAGACAGTACAAAAGTGGATGGTGCGGGTTGTCCTTTGCCTAAGCCTGCAGTCGTACAACCTCCGCAGACAATTGTTATCACAGAAGAAGACAGGAAAATTGTAAACGAGGCAATTAAAGATCTTGAATTTGATTTTGGAAAAGCTACCATACGGTCAAAATCTTATCCAAGCCTTGATAAGGTTGCAGAGTTATTGGTGCAGAAAAATTTCACACTCAAACTTGCAGGACATACAGATAATGTAGGTTCAGAATCTGCAAACCTCAAACTTTCCAAAGACCGTGCAGAATCAGTAAAAGCATATCTTGTTTCAAAAGGTGTTAATGCTTCCCGTATAGAAGCAACAGGTTACGGCGAAACACAGCCCATTGCTTCCAATAAAACAAATGAAGGCAGGCAGAAAAACAGGAGAGTAGAGTTTACATTGTTCTAA
- a CDS encoding RidA family protein has product MTPDENFAQLDLQLPPAPTPMGVYKPFLIDGNHCYVSGHGPLLPDQTLITGRVGSDINIEDGKLAARQVGLAILATLKANLGSLNKIKRVIKVLGMVSCAPDFEKHPYIINGCSELFAKVWGEENGIGVRSAVGMGSLPGNIPVEIEVLFELV; this is encoded by the coding sequence ATGACGCCTGATGAAAATTTTGCACAATTAGATCTGCAATTACCTCCAGCTCCCACACCAATGGGTGTTTATAAACCCTTTCTTATAGATGGTAATCATTGTTATGTTTCCGGTCACGGACCTTTGTTGCCGGATCAAACACTCATAACAGGCCGTGTTGGCAGCGATATAAATATAGAAGACGGCAAACTTGCTGCAAGACAAGTTGGTCTTGCCATCCTGGCTACGCTCAAAGCTAACCTCGGGTCACTTAATAAGATTAAGCGTGTTATAAAAGTGTTGGGCATGGTTAGTTGTGCGCCCGATTTTGAAAAGCATCCTTACATTATCAATGGCTGCAGTGAGCTCTTTGCCAAGGTATGGGGAGAAGAAAATGGTATAGGAGTAAGAAGCGCTGTGGGCATGGGTTCCCTGCCGGGAAATATTCCTGTAGAAATAGAAGTATTGTTTGAACTGGTATAG